A single genomic interval of Drosophila virilis strain 15010-1051.87 chromosome 2, Dvir_AGI_RSII-ME, whole genome shotgun sequence harbors:
- the LOC6632526 gene encoding uncharacterized protein, with the protein MTLRILLIAAAALICHCVADVAHINQAAPKDVLVPFNDLLPPPLEESTTETSTPATKPTKKSYYQQQQQARTKETVIRAEQPSAKQPALALDLLPPFAEDVVQPQVEAASSSSFSKTTVAAVTTQQPPFVSSTSARSVPHVAQLQELSAREESRTNSVASETSGSSRFSPELIRQYATYFQSTTPRPPRGPLPTLTPFPRHIKI; encoded by the exons ATGACGCTTCGCATT TTATTAATCGCAGCTGCCGCATTGATTTGCCACTGCGTCGCCGATGTGGCGCACATAAATCAAGCAGCGCCTAAGGACGTACTGGTGCCATTCAATGATTTATTGCCGCCACCACTGGAGGAGTCCACAACGGAGACCTCAACGCCAGCTACAAAGCCCACCAAAAAGTCATactatcagcagcagcagcaggccagAACCAAGGAGACGGTCATCAGGGCTGAGCAGCCAAGCGCCAAACAGCCAGCGCTCGCCTTGGATTTGTTGCCGCCCTTCGCTGAGGATGTGGTGCAACCACAAGTGgaggcagccagcagcagcagctttagcAAAACCACCGTCGCCGCCGTCACCACGCAGCAACCACCGTTTGTAAGCAGCACAAGCGCACGCAGCGTGCCACATGTTGCACAGCTGCAGGAGCTAAGCGCACGCGAGGAATCCAGAACCAACAGCGTCGCTAGCGAAACCTCCGGCTCTTCGCGATTCTCGCCCGAGCTCATCCGTCAGTATGCAACATATTTTCAGTCAACGACGCCGCGTCCGCCGCGCGGTCCGTTGCCAACGCTAACGCCCTTTCCACGTCATATTAAAATCtag